The genomic segment ATGGACGCGGGCGAGGTCTTCGGCCGGATCGTGCTGACCCCGTAGCCGAAGGCATCCGCGCCGGGCGTGCGGATTGCCCGGTGCCGCGACACCGGTTGAGGGCGTAGCCGTCGCCCCGCTCGCGGCGTGCGGTCCGGGTTCACACCTTCGGCCCGGGGAGGCCGGGGGCCGGGTCGTCCAGCCAGTGGCGGCGCCCCAGAGTGATCAGCCGCAGGCGCCGCCGGGCCACCCGGACGACCTCCTCCTCGGTGCCGGGTGCCGCGTCCAGCAGGGCGGAGGCGGTGATCACCATGTGGTCGACGTGGAGCCCGCCCAGCATCAGCAGATCCTCCCGGCTCCACCCCGCCGACTCCTCCTGCCCGGCCAGCGCGTCGGCCACCTCCCGTGCGAACAGGGCGAGTTGCTCCGCGATGGCCGCGCGGACCCGGGTCACCCCGCCGTGCTGCTCCCGGGCGATGAAGCGGAAGTGCGCGGGCCGCGCGGCGACATGGCCCGCGATCACCGCGACGCTCCGCTCCAGCCGCTCCTCGCTGTCCCCGGTGCCGGCGAGGACCGCGCCGATCATGCCGTGCAGGCTGCCGAGCGTCTGGTCGACCAGCGCCACCCCGAGCGCGGCCGTGTCCTCGAAGTGGCGATAGAAGGCGGTCGGAGCCACGCCGGCCCCCCGGGTCACCTCGCGCAGGCCGAGGCCGCTCAGGCTCTGGTGCTCCAGGAGTTGGAGGGCCGCGTCCAGCAGGGCCTGACGCGTCCTCAACTTCTGGGCCTGGCGTGCTCCGGCGGTGTGACTCATGCCATTCAGTAAACAACTGTTCTCCGACTCGGGGAAGCGGAGGCGGGTTTAGACTGGATGGTCAGTGAACAGTCGTACTCTCACTGTTCCGGCCGTCGTCCAGAAAGGCCGCTCATGCTCGTCCTCGTCGCCGCACTGCTCCTGTTCGGGCTCGTGCTCGGGACGGTCGCGCACCTCCCGATCGCACTGACCCTGGCGTCCGCCGCCGTGATCGGCTGCTGGCTGATCGGCTTCGCGGTCCGCGAGCGCCGCTCGCACTGACGCGCCCGGCC from the Streptomyces sp. NBC_01335 genome contains:
- a CDS encoding TetR family transcriptional regulator, with product MSHTAGARQAQKLRTRQALLDAALQLLEHQSLSGLGLREVTRGAGVAPTAFYRHFEDTAALGVALVDQTLGSLHGMIGAVLAGTGDSEERLERSVAVIAGHVAARPAHFRFIAREQHGGVTRVRAAIAEQLALFAREVADALAGQEESAGWSREDLLMLGGLHVDHMVITASALLDAAPGTEEEVVRVARRRLRLITLGRRHWLDDPAPGLPGPKV